A single region of the Silene latifolia isolate original U9 population chromosome 8, ASM4854445v1, whole genome shotgun sequence genome encodes:
- the LOC141596821 gene encoding calcium-dependent lipid-binding protein-like, translated as MGLISGVMLGMVFGIALMAGWHRMMQHRSTKRTAKAADIKVLASLGREELKKICGDSFPEWISFPVFEQVKWLNKQLSKLWPFVADAAELVIRESVEPLLEQYRPTGISSLKFNKLTLGTVAPKIEGIRVQSLQKGQIIMDIDLRWGGDPNIILGVEAAVVASIPIQLKDLKVFTVIRVIFQLSEEIPCISAVVVALLSDPKPRIDFTLKAIGGSLTALPGLSDMIHDTVESIVIDTLQWPHRIVVPIGGPVDTSDLELRPQGRLTVTIVKANDLKNKEMIGKSDPYTVIHIRPLFKYKTKVIEDNLNPVWNETFEVIAEDKETQSLMIEVFDKDIGQDKKLGIAKLPLIDLIPDTPKEVDLKLNESLDSTKAKKDRGIITLKVVYHPFTKEEQNAAMEAEKRIEEEKKAMKEAGLIGSTVDALDGAASLVGSGVGMVGTGIGSGVGFVGSGLGAMGSGLSKAGRFMGRTITGHSSSRRSGSSTPVNPVPENGA; from the exons ATGGGTTTAATCTCGGGAGTTATGTTGGGTATGGTATTTGGGATCGCGTTAATGGCTGGTTGGCACCGTATGATGCAGCATAGAAGTACTAAACGTACAGCcaag GCAGCTGATATAAAGGTCCTTGCATCCCTTGGTAGAGAGGAGTTGAAGAAAATTTGTGGTGATAGTTTCCCTGAGTGGATATCTTTTCCCGTCTTTGAACAG GTGAAATGGCTTAACAAGCAGCTGAGCAAGTTGTGGCCATTTGTTGCTGAT GCAGCAGAGTTAGTAATTAGGGAATCTGTTGAGCCTCTTCTGGAACAATATCGACCTACTGGAATCAGCTCACTGAAGTTTAACAAACTCACTCTTGGCACTGTTGCCCCAAAAATTGAAG GCATTCGTGTTCAGAGCCTCCAGAAAGGACAGATAATTATGGATATTGATCTTCGATGGGGTGGGGATCCCAATATCATCTTAGGTGTTGAAGCTGCAGTTGTTGCTTCAATACCCATTCAG TTAAAAGATCTTAAAGTTTTCACCGTCATCCGTGTTATATTCCAACTTTCTGAAGAAATTCCTTGCATCTCTGCTGTCGTAGTTGCTCTCCTTTCTGAT CCAAAACCTCGGATTGATTTCACTTTAAAAGCAATTGGTGGAAGTCTAACAGCGCTTCCTGGTCTCTCTGACATGATTCAT GATACCGTAGAATCTATCGTGATTGACACCCTTCAATGGCCTCACAGAATTGTTGTCCCCATTGGCGGTCCAGTTGATACTAG TGACTTGGAACTTAGACCTCAAGGCAGATTGACTGTGACAATTGTGAAAGCTAATGATTTGAAGAACAAGGAGATGATTGGGAAGTCTGATCCGTATACAGTCATACATATCCGGCCACTTTTCAAGTATAAAACAAAGGTCATTGAAGACAATCTAAACCCAGTTTGGAATGAAACTTTTGAAGTGATTGCAGAGGATAAGGAGACACAGTCACTCATGATTGAG GTCTTTGACAAGGATATTGGGCAGGACAAGAAACTGGGTATCGCAAAATTGCCTCTAATTGATTTGATTCCTGATACTCCTAAAGAAGTTGACTTGAAATTGAACGAGTCACTTGATTCAACCAAGGCCAAGAAGGACAGAGGAATTATTACACTCAAG GTGGTTTATCACCCATTCACCAAAGAAGAGCAAAATGCAGCCATGGAAGCAGAGAAGAGGATCGAGGAGGAGAAAAAGGCGATGAAGGAAGCGGGATTGATAGGCAGCACAGTGGATGCACTTGATGGAGCTGCATCACTAGTTGGGTCTGGGGTTGGTATGGTGGGGACTGGTATTGGGTCTGGCGTCGGGTTTGTTGGTTCAGGACTTGGAGCCATGGGAAGTGGACTCAGCAAAGCTGGAAGGTTTATGGGTAGGACCATTACCGGTCATTCTAGCTCAAGGCGGAGTGGGTCAAGTACTCCGGTTAACCCTGTCCCGGAAAATGGTGCATAA